In Chitinibacter sp. SCUT-21, a single genomic region encodes these proteins:
- the lspA gene encoding signal peptidase II, with protein sequence MPKQFKGYLGLALIVLLLDQITKHWIEFVFEMHQIKPVIPGFFNLTLAYNPGAAFSFLADAGGWQRHFFTGLALVVSVVIVFLLKKHEAEPRYATSLSLILGGALGNAIDRIVFGHVIDFLQFYYQNWYYPSFNIADSAICIGAVLMVYDSFKKEQKA encoded by the coding sequence ATGCCTAAGCAATTCAAAGGCTATCTAGGCCTGGCTTTGATCGTGTTGCTACTTGATCAGATCACCAAACACTGGATCGAATTCGTGTTTGAGATGCATCAGATCAAACCGGTGATTCCAGGCTTTTTTAACCTCACGTTGGCGTACAACCCCGGCGCCGCGTTTTCCTTTTTGGCTGACGCGGGCGGCTGGCAGCGGCATTTCTTTACTGGTTTAGCACTGGTGGTCTCGGTTGTGATCGTGTTTTTGCTCAAAAAACACGAGGCCGAACCGCGCTATGCCACATCGCTGTCGCTGATTCTGGGCGGCGCGCTGGGCAATGCGATTGATCGCATCGTGTTTGGCCACGTGATCGATTTCTTGCAGTTTTACTATCAAAATTGGTACTACCCATCGTTCAATATCGCCGATTCAGCCATCTGTATTGGTGCGGTACTAATGGTCTACGACAGCTTTAAAAAGGAACAAAAAGCATGA
- the ispH gene encoding 4-hydroxy-3-methylbut-2-enyl diphosphate reductase, producing MSMNIILAQPRGFCAGVDRAIAIVEKALEKFGAPIYVRHEVVHNKFVIEDLKAKGAIFIEDLADVPPGNTLIFSAHGVSQAVRAEAAERGLHIFDATCPLVTKVHSEVKRLREQGFEIIMIGHKGHPEVEGTMGQANGGMYLVEDEKDVLALQVKDENQLSYVTQTTLSVDDAQVVINALRARFPNIVGPKKDDICYATQNRQDAVKQLAKDIDILIVVGSPNSSNSNRLREVGTGLGIDAYMVDNETELKAEWFSSKAKVGITAGASAPDVLVRRVIAKIEEFGADSIESMSGVEENVIFALPKGLV from the coding sequence ATGAGCATGAATATTATCCTCGCCCAACCGCGTGGCTTTTGTGCTGGTGTTGACCGAGCGATCGCGATTGTGGAAAAAGCGCTCGAGAAATTTGGCGCACCAATTTATGTGCGCCACGAAGTCGTTCACAACAAGTTTGTCATTGAAGACTTAAAAGCCAAAGGCGCGATTTTTATCGAAGATCTAGCCGATGTACCGCCGGGCAATACTTTGATTTTCTCTGCGCACGGAGTGTCTCAAGCGGTTCGTGCTGAAGCGGCTGAGCGCGGCTTGCATATTTTTGATGCGACATGCCCTTTGGTGACCAAGGTTCACTCGGAAGTGAAGCGTCTACGCGAGCAAGGCTTTGAAATCATTATGATCGGCCACAAAGGCCACCCCGAAGTGGAAGGCACGATGGGTCAAGCCAATGGCGGCATGTATTTGGTTGAAGACGAGAAAGATGTACTCGCCTTGCAAGTCAAAGACGAAAACCAGCTGTCTTATGTCACGCAAACCACGCTATCGGTGGATGACGCCCAAGTCGTGATCAACGCTTTACGTGCGCGCTTTCCTAATATCGTCGGCCCGAAAAAAGACGATATTTGCTACGCCACGCAAAACCGCCAAGACGCTGTCAAACAGCTCGCCAAAGACATTGATATTTTGATTGTGGTGGGCTCGCCAAATAGCTCTAATTCAAATCGTTTACGCGAAGTGGGCACTGGCCTCGGCATTGACGCCTATATGGTCGACAATGAAACTGAATTAAAAGCCGAGTGGTTTAGCTCTAAAGCCAAAGTCGGCATTACAGCGGGCGCTTCAGCACCGGATGTATTGGTTCGTAGGGTCATCGCTAAGATTGAAGAATTTGGCGCAGACTCAATCGAATCCATGTCGGGTGTTGAAGAAAATGTCATCTTCGCGCTCCCTAAGGGCCTTGTTTAA
- a CDS encoding diguanylate cyclase, whose product MEKLSNPTDIARETLKQLALRRIVPSPDHYEAIYHEIAQTSEAERLHAGLKELIQGLEAITPQTPESKRQLEQLKRIIKREEWSGLYDQIVRCFNSQSNQSQLSKTWAELIKDLILQWDLRNPAYPPSRKKDALDRVLANFGSNATELNSKLVGLISSWSETGIDTAISSLNDASPSVSASEHEAANQSDIDWKLWRDSTVSALEVGLAARLMHNPELQAETFQMANEAKAVSNLAEMEKWLPRLRKFWFKLELQNDQEDRLSDGLMRLLRLLTDNMVEIVIDDDWVRGQIAVIQAIMSQPLDMRVLYDAEAGLKEVMFKQSQVKHNLIEAQAALKNMLASFIDRLGLMSQSTDNYHNKITNYAEKIAQANDLVSIRHVMEDLMQDTRSMQIDVQRSRDDLMEARKQADFAHSRVIELEKELTALSDKVREDQLTGALNRRGLEDAYQVEVARALRMNQTFAVALLDIDNFKKLNDSLGHAAGDKALQHLVLVVKELLRPTDTVARYGGEEFVILMPGTSIEDGMSVMQRVQRELTKRFFMHENEKVLITFSAGLTLAQPEEARDAVISRADTAMYKAKKSGKNRVETA is encoded by the coding sequence ATGGAAAAACTCAGCAACCCAACCGACATCGCTCGCGAAACATTAAAGCAACTTGCGCTTAGACGAATCGTGCCGTCGCCGGATCACTATGAAGCGATTTATCATGAAATTGCCCAAACGAGCGAAGCCGAGCGATTACACGCAGGCTTAAAGGAGTTAATTCAGGGCTTGGAAGCCATCACACCACAAACACCTGAATCTAAAAGGCAACTTGAACAGCTCAAGCGCATTATTAAACGTGAAGAGTGGAGTGGGCTATACGATCAAATCGTTCGCTGTTTTAACTCACAAAGCAATCAATCCCAACTAAGTAAAACTTGGGCCGAATTGATCAAGGACCTGATTTTGCAATGGGATCTGCGCAATCCCGCGTACCCCCCGAGCCGCAAGAAAGATGCACTCGACAGAGTACTCGCCAATTTTGGCAGCAATGCCACCGAATTAAATAGCAAACTCGTTGGACTCATTAGCTCGTGGTCTGAAACAGGGATAGACACCGCAATTTCCAGCCTTAATGATGCATCACCTAGCGTTAGTGCTAGCGAGCACGAAGCCGCAAATCAATCCGACATCGATTGGAAGCTTTGGCGAGATTCGACTGTATCAGCGCTCGAAGTAGGTTTAGCCGCACGTTTAATGCACAACCCTGAACTTCAAGCCGAGACGTTTCAAATGGCCAATGAAGCTAAGGCGGTGAGTAATTTAGCCGAAATGGAGAAATGGCTTCCTAGGTTGCGAAAATTTTGGTTCAAATTGGAATTACAGAACGACCAAGAAGATCGCCTTTCAGATGGCCTGATGCGACTATTGCGGCTTTTGACCGACAACATGGTCGAAATTGTGATCGATGATGATTGGGTGCGCGGGCAAATCGCGGTTATTCAAGCAATTATGTCGCAACCATTGGATATGCGCGTACTTTACGATGCTGAAGCAGGCTTAAAAGAAGTCATGTTTAAACAAAGCCAAGTCAAGCATAACTTAATCGAAGCACAAGCCGCTTTAAAAAATATGCTTGCTTCATTTATCGATCGACTTGGTTTGATGTCGCAGAGCACTGACAACTATCACAACAAAATTACCAACTATGCTGAAAAAATAGCGCAAGCAAATGATCTAGTGAGCATTCGACATGTGATGGAAGACTTAATGCAAGACACTCGCAGCATGCAAATTGATGTGCAACGCTCACGAGATGACTTAATGGAAGCTCGCAAACAGGCGGACTTTGCACACTCAAGAGTTATCGAGCTTGAAAAAGAGCTCACCGCACTCAGTGATAAAGTCCGTGAAGATCAATTGACTGGCGCGTTGAATCGCCGTGGGCTTGAAGATGCCTACCAAGTTGAAGTCGCACGTGCACTGCGAATGAATCAAACATTTGCAGTAGCATTACTGGATATAGATAACTTCAAAAAACTGAATGATAGTCTTGGACATGCAGCCGGTGACAAAGCGTTGCAGCACTTAGTCTTGGTTGTCAAAGAATTACTACGCCCAACTGATACCGTTGCTCGATACGGCGGTGAAGAATTTGTTATTTTGATGCCTGGCACCTCGATTGAAGATGGAATGTCAGTCATGCAGCGCGTTCAAAGAGAACTAACAAAACGCTTCTTTATGCATGAGAACGAAAAAGTCCTCATCACTTTTAGTGCAGGATTAACCCTTGCTCAACCTGAAGAAGCAAGAGACGCTGTCATTAGCCGCGCGGATACAGCAATGTACAAGGCCAAAAAGAGTGGAAAAAACCGCGTAGAGACTGCATAA
- the rfaE1 gene encoding D-glycero-beta-D-manno-heptose-7-phosphate kinase yields the protein MSLKESVKSARVLVVGDVMLDRYWFGDVERISPEAPVPVAKINKTDERAGGAANVARNIVALGGQAKLLSVVGDDEAGRSLENLLIEAGVDASFHRDSEISTTVKLRVLARQQQLLRIDFENAPSHEILAAKLDDFKASLQDIDVVILSDYGKGSLTHVQQMIQAANVVGKPVLVDPKGDEYSHYSGATLLTPNRSEFKQVAGGWKTEKELEAKAAQLRNELNLTALLVTRSEEGMSLFRDGEIVHKPTQAREVFDVSGAGDTVIATLGLMLAAGLDLPEAMDWSNKAAGIVVAKVGTAVATAEELFS from the coding sequence ATGAGTTTAAAAGAAAGCGTAAAATCGGCCCGAGTTCTCGTCGTTGGCGACGTCATGCTCGATCGCTACTGGTTTGGCGATGTAGAGCGGATTTCCCCTGAGGCGCCGGTGCCGGTCGCAAAAATTAATAAAACTGACGAGCGAGCAGGTGGTGCAGCAAATGTGGCCCGCAATATTGTTGCGTTGGGTGGCCAGGCAAAATTACTCTCCGTTGTGGGTGATGATGAGGCAGGGCGTAGCCTAGAGAACCTATTGATTGAGGCTGGTGTTGATGCTTCGTTTCATCGTGATTCGGAAATATCTACCACCGTAAAGTTGCGTGTGTTAGCAAGGCAGCAGCAGCTTTTGCGTATTGATTTTGAAAATGCGCCAAGTCACGAAATTCTTGCGGCAAAGCTCGATGATTTTAAAGCTTCTTTGCAAGATATCGATGTGGTTATCTTGTCTGACTACGGTAAAGGTAGTCTGACTCATGTCCAGCAGATGATTCAGGCTGCCAATGTGGTGGGAAAGCCTGTTTTGGTTGATCCGAAAGGTGATGAATATTCCCATTATTCAGGTGCAACATTACTGACGCCAAATCGCAGTGAGTTTAAGCAAGTTGCTGGGGGTTGGAAAACTGAAAAAGAGCTTGAAGCTAAGGCAGCTCAGTTGCGCAATGAACTCAATTTAACTGCGTTACTGGTTACTCGTAGTGAAGAAGGGATGAGTTTATTTCGCGATGGCGAAATTGTTCATAAACCAACTCAAGCAAGAGAAGTGTTTGATGTGTCTGGCGCTGGAGATACGGTGATTGCCACTCTAGGTTTAATGTTGGCGGCGGGACTTGACTTGCCTGAGGCAATGGATTGGTCCAATAAGGCTGCAGGTATTGTTGTTGCTAAGGTGGGTACTGCAGTCGCTACGGCCGAGGAATTGTTCTCTTAA
- the pyrF gene encoding orotidine-5'-phosphate decarboxylase gives MSLNPRIVVALDYPTADAALAFARTVSPSLCRLKVGKELFTASGPKLVENLVAMGFDVFLDLKFHDIPNTVAQACKMAAELGVWMVNVHASGGRKMMETTRETLEKLPQRPLLIAVTVLTSMGDAELSELGLNVTAAQQVERLARLTQSCGLDGVVCSAQEASMIKSACGSAFKLVTPGIRPADAAVNDQTRIMTPEAAIAAGSDYLVIGRPITQSADPIATLHAINVSLAV, from the coding sequence ATGTCTTTAAATCCACGTATTGTTGTAGCTCTTGACTATCCAACTGCGGATGCTGCGCTTGCATTCGCCCGCACTGTAAGTCCATCTCTGTGCCGCTTGAAAGTTGGGAAAGAACTTTTTACTGCATCTGGCCCTAAACTTGTCGAGAATCTCGTTGCTATGGGTTTTGACGTGTTTTTAGATCTTAAATTTCACGATATTCCAAACACTGTAGCGCAAGCGTGCAAAATGGCCGCAGAGCTGGGGGTATGGATGGTGAACGTTCATGCGTCCGGTGGTCGCAAGATGATGGAGACGACGCGAGAGACCTTAGAAAAACTGCCTCAGCGTCCCCTTTTGATTGCCGTTACCGTATTAACTAGCATGGGCGACGCAGAGCTGTCTGAGTTGGGCTTAAATGTGACTGCCGCTCAGCAAGTTGAACGATTGGCTCGATTGACACAATCCTGCGGCTTGGATGGTGTTGTGTGTTCAGCGCAAGAGGCGAGCATGATCAAGTCCGCTTGCGGTTCAGCATTTAAATTAGTTACACCTGGCATTCGCCCAGCAGATGCTGCCGTGAATGATCAAACTCGAATCATGACGCCTGAGGCGGCTATTGCTGCCGGCTCTGATTACCTAGTCATTGGTCGTCCAATTACGCAAAGTGCAGACCCGATTGCTACATTGCACGCGATTAATGTCAGTTTGGCCGTATAG
- the lapB gene encoding lipopolysaccharide assembly protein LapB, which yields MIEIQFWWLVVLPLFFGLGWLAARVDIKHVIAQSKSLPSAYFKGLNHLLAGETNKAIEVYVDIAKNNEETIELQFTLGLLFRRRGELERAIRMHQKLLARRDLTESQKEHAQLELAVDFIKSGLFDRAENLLHELSQTNAAKEARVELLAIYQQEHEWQKAIEIAEQLRDESHTYQHEIAQFNCELAAAALVRKQEDQAQAYLENALNTHRQCVRARIMLGEILYGQQQYQAAIDQWLQIEAQDEACISLIARHLLNAYEQLGRINEGIDLLQRFLQRYPELDVVDLIYEQIIARQGVDAAHQFVRERLRDAPSMPGLRKLLEAHLLVAPDDQKPEIELIGKLLHDNTREHTMFYCRECGFKTRQFFWHCPGCNGWETYSPIRGKKRKHAE from the coding sequence ATGATTGAAATTCAATTTTGGTGGTTAGTAGTATTACCACTGTTCTTTGGACTTGGTTGGCTAGCTGCACGAGTTGATATTAAGCATGTCATTGCGCAGAGCAAATCATTGCCTTCAGCCTATTTTAAAGGGCTAAACCATTTGCTTGCAGGTGAAACGAATAAGGCGATTGAAGTTTACGTCGATATTGCAAAAAACAATGAAGAAACCATTGAATTGCAATTTACACTCGGATTGCTTTTCCGCCGCCGTGGTGAACTTGAGCGCGCTATTCGTATGCACCAAAAGTTGTTGGCGCGTCGCGATTTAACTGAAAGTCAAAAAGAACATGCCCAGTTAGAACTTGCAGTTGATTTTATAAAATCAGGGCTGTTTGATCGTGCGGAAAATTTATTGCATGAATTGTCGCAAACGAATGCCGCCAAAGAGGCTCGGGTAGAGCTGCTCGCCATTTATCAGCAAGAACATGAATGGCAAAAAGCCATTGAAATTGCGGAACAATTGCGTGATGAAAGCCATACTTATCAGCACGAGATTGCTCAATTCAATTGTGAACTTGCCGCTGCTGCCCTGGTACGAAAACAAGAAGACCAAGCACAAGCTTATTTGGAGAATGCTCTGAACACGCATCGCCAATGCGTTCGTGCACGTATTATGCTTGGTGAAATACTTTACGGACAACAGCAATATCAAGCTGCAATCGATCAGTGGCTACAAATAGAAGCGCAAGATGAGGCTTGTATTTCACTAATCGCGCGTCATTTACTCAATGCCTATGAGCAATTGGGCAGAATTAATGAAGGCATCGATTTGCTGCAGCGCTTTTTGCAGCGCTATCCTGAGCTTGATGTTGTGGACCTGATTTATGAGCAAATCATTGCACGGCAAGGTGTTGATGCTGCGCATCAATTTGTTCGTGAGCGCTTGCGTGATGCACCATCAATGCCTGGTTTACGTAAATTATTAGAAGCTCATTTGCTGGTCGCGCCTGATGACCAAAAGCCTGAAATTGAGTTAATTGGTAAGCTGCTGCACGATAATACGCGTGAGCACACAATGTTTTATTGTCGAGAATGTGGTTTTAAAACTCGTCAATTCTTCTGGCACTGCCCAGGTTGTAACGGCTGGGAAACGTACTCGCCGATTCGTGGCAAGAAAAGAAAACACGCTGAATAA
- a CDS encoding LapA family protein, whose amino-acid sequence MHYLSWFIKFVVFVVLFGFAMHNAAPIDLYFFLGYKWNAPLAMILLVFFVLGAVFGLLASFGQVFKLRRQLVQLRKELKVSATSKPATEDMIIEPPKDAI is encoded by the coding sequence ATGCACTACCTAAGCTGGTTTATCAAATTTGTCGTTTTCGTAGTTTTATTTGGCTTCGCCATGCATAATGCGGCACCTATAGATTTGTACTTTTTCTTGGGTTACAAATGGAATGCCCCATTGGCCATGATCTTATTGGTCTTTTTTGTTTTAGGCGCGGTTTTTGGTTTGCTTGCGAGCTTCGGTCAGGTATTTAAACTACGCAGGCAACTTGTTCAATTGCGTAAGGAGCTTAAAGTTAGCGCCACAAGCAAGCCGGCTACGGAAGATATGATTATTGAGCCACCAAAAGATGCGATTTAA
- a CDS encoding integration host factor subunit beta has protein sequence MTKSELIAKLAERYPQLVAKDAELAVKTMLDAMARSLAQGQRIEIRGFGSFDLNYRPPRVGRNPKSGTKVSVPEKFVPHFKAGKELRERVDSEA, from the coding sequence ATGACCAAGTCAGAACTCATCGCAAAACTGGCCGAACGCTATCCACAGCTGGTAGCCAAAGATGCGGAGTTAGCCGTGAAGACGATGCTCGATGCAATGGCGCGTAGCCTTGCACAGGGTCAACGTATCGAAATCCGCGGATTTGGCAGCTTCGACCTGAACTACCGCCCACCTCGTGTGGGGCGCAATCCAAAATCAGGTACCAAAGTATCGGTGCCTGAGAAATTTGTGCCACACTTTAAGGCGGGTAAAGAACTGCGTGAACGTGTAGATTCTGAAGCGTAA
- the rpsA gene encoding 30S ribosomal protein S1: protein MTTATMESFAALFEESLTRQEMRSGEVITAEVVGIDSNFVTVNAGLKSESLIPLEEFKNDNGEVDVKIGDFVPVAIDSLENGYGETKLSREKAKRLASWIELEDCLERGEIMSGVISGKVKGGLTVMVNGLRAFLPGSLVDIRPVKDTTPYEGKQVEFKVIKLDRKRNNVVVSRRAVLEDSLGEERQKLLETLKEGSIVKGIVKNITDYGAFVDLGGIDGLLHITDLAWRRVKHPSEVLAVGDELEAKVLKFDQDKNRVSLGLKQLGEDPWVGLSRRYPSGTRMFGKVTNLTDYGSFVEIEQGIEGLVHVSEMDWTNKNVHPSKVVSLGDEVEVMILDIDEDKRRISLGMKQCMANPWDDFAANFKKGDKLKGAIKSITDFGVFVGLAGGIDGLVHLSDLSWNVPGEEAVRNFKKGDEVEAMVLSIDVEKERISLGIKQMEGDPFNNFISQSDKGAIVKGIVKSLDAKGAVVTLSEEVEGYLRSTEVSRDRVEDIRTVLKEGDEVEAQIINVDRKTRTINLSIKAKDSADQSEAMSKLSSSIEGNAGTTSLGALLKAKLSGSAE, encoded by the coding sequence ATGACTACCGCTACTATGGAAAGCTTTGCAGCCCTGTTTGAGGAAAGCCTCACCCGTCAAGAAATGCGTTCGGGCGAAGTGATTACTGCCGAGGTTGTAGGTATCGACAGCAACTTTGTTACTGTAAATGCAGGTCTGAAATCTGAATCACTGATTCCTCTGGAAGAGTTCAAAAACGACAACGGTGAAGTTGACGTTAAGATCGGTGATTTCGTACCAGTTGCAATCGATAGCCTCGAAAACGGTTACGGCGAAACTAAGCTTTCTCGCGAAAAAGCCAAACGTTTGGCTTCTTGGATCGAATTGGAAGACTGCCTGGAACGTGGCGAAATCATGTCTGGCGTTATTTCCGGTAAAGTTAAAGGCGGCTTGACTGTGATGGTTAACGGTCTGCGCGCTTTCTTGCCAGGCTCACTGGTTGACATTCGTCCAGTTAAAGACACGACTCCTTACGAAGGCAAACAAGTTGAATTCAAAGTAATCAAACTTGATCGCAAACGTAACAACGTGGTTGTTTCTCGTCGCGCCGTTCTGGAAGATTCTCTGGGCGAAGAGCGTCAGAAACTGCTCGAAACCTTGAAAGAAGGTTCGATCGTTAAAGGTATCGTTAAAAACATCACTGACTACGGTGCATTCGTTGATCTGGGCGGTATTGATGGTCTGTTGCACATCACCGACTTGGCATGGCGCCGTGTTAAACACCCATCTGAAGTATTGGCAGTGGGTGATGAACTTGAAGCTAAAGTTCTGAAATTTGATCAAGACAAGAACCGTGTATCTCTTGGCCTGAAACAATTGGGCGAAGATCCATGGGTGGGTCTGTCACGTCGTTACCCATCGGGCACTCGCATGTTCGGTAAAGTGACTAACCTCACTGACTACGGTTCATTCGTAGAAATCGAACAAGGCATCGAAGGCCTGGTACACGTTTCTGAAATGGATTGGACAAACAAAAACGTTCACCCATCTAAAGTTGTATCTTTGGGCGACGAAGTTGAAGTGATGATCCTGGATATCGACGAAGACAAACGTCGTATCAGCCTCGGCATGAAACAATGCATGGCTAATCCATGGGACGATTTCGCTGCTAACTTCAAGAAAGGCGATAAACTGAAAGGCGCGATCAAATCGATCACTGACTTCGGTGTGTTCGTTGGCTTGGCTGGTGGTATCGACGGTCTGGTTCACTTGTCTGACCTGTCTTGGAATGTTCCAGGTGAAGAAGCTGTTCGCAACTTCAAGAAAGGCGACGAAGTTGAAGCAATGGTACTGTCTATCGACGTTGAGAAGGAGCGCATTAGCCTCGGTATCAAACAGATGGAAGGTGATCCATTCAACAACTTCATCTCTCAATCAGACAAAGGTGCAATCGTTAAGGGTATCGTTAAATCCCTCGACGCTAAAGGCGCTGTAGTTACATTGTCTGAAGAGGTTGAAGGTTACTTGCGTTCGACTGAAGTTTCTCGTGATCGCGTTGAAGACATCCGCACCGTTCTGAAAGAAGGTGATGAAGTTGAGGCGCAAATCATCAACGTTGATCGTAAAACTCGTACTATCAACTTGTCGATCAAAGCGAAAGACTCTGCTGACCAATCTGAAGCGATGAGCAAATTGTCTTCTTCTATCGAAGGCAATGCTGGTACTACTAGCTTGGGCGCATTGTTGAAAGCTAAATTGTCAGGTTCTGCTGAATAA
- the cmk gene encoding (d)CMP kinase, which translates to MLNVPVIAIDGPSASGKGTVAQIVAERLGFHYLDSGAIYRLTALAAQNQGVSWSDEQAVAAVAQYLDVVFEGERILLAGEDVSAAIRSEQIGSGASQVAALPAVRAALLARQQAFAQMPGLVGDGRDMASVVFPAAQLKVFLTASAAARAERRYKQLIGRGEVADLAVITADLEARDARDRARSVAPLAQAPDAYLLDTTAMGIDEAVNQVVAWWAKKA; encoded by the coding sequence ATGTTAAATGTTCCAGTAATTGCCATTGATGGTCCGTCGGCGTCCGGTAAGGGGACTGTGGCGCAAATAGTGGCAGAACGTTTGGGTTTTCATTATTTAGATTCGGGTGCAATTTATCGTTTAACCGCACTGGCTGCGCAGAATCAAGGGGTATCTTGGTCTGATGAACAAGCAGTAGCTGCTGTAGCGCAATACCTAGATGTAGTATTCGAAGGTGAACGCATACTGTTGGCGGGCGAGGATGTGAGTGCGGCTATTCGCAGTGAGCAAATTGGCTCAGGAGCCTCGCAAGTGGCGGCCTTGCCTGCGGTGCGTGCCGCTTTGTTGGCGCGTCAGCAAGCGTTTGCGCAAATGCCTGGTTTGGTGGGGGATGGGCGAGACATGGCGAGCGTGGTTTTTCCCGCCGCACAACTAAAGGTGTTTTTGACCGCTAGTGCAGCCGCACGCGCCGAGCGGCGCTACAAGCAGTTGATTGGTCGTGGTGAAGTGGCGGATTTGGCCGTGATTACGGCGGATTTAGAGGCGCGCGATGCGCGCGATCGTGCCCGCAGCGTTGCGCCACTGGCGCAAGCGCCAGATGCGTATCTGTTGGATACAACCGCAATGGGGATTGATGAGGCGGTGAATCAGGTGGTGGCGTGGTGGGCGAAAAAAGCATAA
- a CDS encoding aldo/keto reductase: MNYQAAANRYEVMPYRRCGASGLKLPAISLGMWHNFGDNKPYDNSRAMVLKAFDLGITHFDLANNYGPKPGAAEETMGRLLKTDLAGYRDELIISSKAGWEMWPGPYGDHGSRKYLIASCDQSLKRMGLDYVDIFYSHRPDPETPIEETMGALDSLVRQGKALYVGISSYSAEETAVAAKVLKELGTPCIIHQPQYSMFDRWIENGLTDVLRETKMGSIAFCPLAQGLLTDRYLNGVPADSRAADAQNHFLTTDKVDLRLAQIKSLNEIAVARGQSLAQMSLAWALQTVTSVIIGASRVSQIEENVGAVANLDFTPTELVQIEAILQQN, encoded by the coding sequence ATGAACTACCAAGCAGCCGCCAATCGCTATGAGGTCATGCCGTACCGTCGCTGTGGAGCCAGTGGCTTGAAATTGCCAGCGATCTCTTTGGGGATGTGGCACAACTTTGGCGACAATAAGCCGTATGACAATAGCCGTGCAATGGTACTCAAGGCGTTTGATCTGGGGATCACCCACTTCGATTTGGCCAATAATTACGGGCCTAAGCCAGGTGCTGCCGAAGAAACAATGGGGCGCTTGCTGAAAACTGATTTGGCAGGCTATCGCGACGAGTTGATTATTAGTAGCAAAGCTGGTTGGGAAATGTGGCCCGGCCCTTACGGTGATCATGGTAGTCGTAAATATCTGATTGCTAGTTGCGATCAAAGCCTGAAACGGATGGGCTTAGATTACGTGGATATTTTTTATTCGCACCGCCCTGATCCTGAAACGCCAATCGAAGAAACAATGGGCGCGCTCGATAGCTTAGTGCGTCAAGGCAAGGCTTTGTATGTCGGGATTTCATCGTATTCGGCCGAAGAAACTGCCGTGGCGGCGAAGGTGCTGAAAGAATTGGGTACGCCTTGTATTATTCATCAGCCACAATATTCGATGTTTGATCGTTGGATTGAAAATGGTCTAACCGATGTGCTGCGGGAAACCAAGATGGGCAGTATTGCGTTTTGTCCACTGGCTCAGGGTTTACTCACGGATCGTTATTTGAATGGCGTTCCGGCCGATTCTCGTGCTGCCGACGCGCAAAACCATTTCCTGACAACGGATAAAGTAGATTTGCGCTTGGCCCAGATTAAGTCGCTGAATGAAATCGCCGTGGCGCGTGGGCAATCGTTGGCGCAAATGTCTTTGGCGTGGGCTCTGCAGACGGTGACATCGGTGATTATTGGCGCTAGCCGTGTTTCGCAAATTGAAGAAAACGTTGGCGCAGTGGCTAATTTAGACTTTACTCCTACTGAGCTGGTGCAGATTGAAGCGATTTTGCAGCAAAATTAA